One stretch of Manis pentadactyla isolate mManPen7 chromosome 10, mManPen7.hap1, whole genome shotgun sequence DNA includes these proteins:
- the LOC130679058 gene encoding olfactory receptor 6C2-like encodes MKNHFSITFILLGLTVDPLLQVFLSVFLFLTYIFTVAGNLIIVLLTLLDSHLKTPMYFFLQNFSILEVIFTTVCLPRFLYSLTTGDRRVTFNACAVQLFLVILTGAAEFFLLTAMSYDRYVAICKPLHYTTIMSDRVCTILVLLCWLIGLIVILPPLSLGVQLDFCNPYLIDHFACDASPLLKIICSDTQFIEELALFMAVLTLIFTLVCVIVSYTYIIKTILRLPSAQQRKKAFSTCSSHMIVVSITYGSCIFIYIKPAKEGVAMNKVVSSLNMSVIPLMNPFIYTLQIKQVKQAFKDSIKKMAFLSKN; translated from the coding sequence atgaaaaatcatttttcaaTAACATTCATCCTACTTGGATTAACAGTTGACCCACTACTAcaggtttttctttcagtatttctgtttctcacctACATTTTCACTGTTGCTGGAAATCTCATCATTGTGCTCCTCACTCTGCTGGACTCTCACCTTAAaacacccatgtactttttccttcagaatttctCCATCTTGGAAGTAATATTTACAACTGTCTGTCTTCCTCGATTCCTGTATAGCCTGACAACTGGAGACAGAAGGGTTACCTTTAACGCTTGTGCTGTCCAATTATTTTTAGTCATCCTCACTGGGGCAgcagaattttttcttctaactgccatgtcctatgaccgctacgtggccatctgcaagcccctgCACTACACCACCATCATGAGTGACAGGGTTTGCACCATTCTTGTCCTTTTGTGTTGGCTGATTGGGTTAATTGTCATACTCCCTCCGCTTAGCCTAGGAGTTCAGCTGGATTTCTGTAACCCCTATCTCATTGACCATTTTGCCTGTGATGCATCTCCTCTTCTGAAGATTATATGCTCAGACACTCAATTTATAGAGGAGCTTGCCCTATTTATGGCTGTGCTTACCCTCATTTTTACATTAGTCTGTGTAATTGTGTCTTACACATACATCATCAAGACTATTTTAAGACTCCCTTCAgctcagcaaagaaaaaaagctttctccacctgttcttcccacatgattgtagtttccatcacctatggaagTTGTATCTTCATCTACATCAAACCAGCAAAGGAAGGCGTGGCCATGAATAAGGTGGTGTCATCGCTCAACATGTCAGTCATCCCTCTGATGAACCCTTTCATTTATACTCTGCAGATCAAGCAAGTCAAACAAGCCTTCAAGGACTCAATAAAAAAGATGGCATTTCTTTCAAAGAATTAG